A genomic stretch from Barnesiella intestinihominis YIT 11860 includes:
- the thrA gene encoding bifunctional aspartate kinase/homoserine dehydrogenase I codes for MKVLKFGGTSVGSVESMSSVKHIVESCREPVIVVVSALGGITDKLIGTAKIAVEGGNAYEHGFREIVDRHIAMIHGAVDSRKRDELLSLVEPLLDELGNIFKGVSLIKDLSVKTLDTIVSYGERLSSLIVSRVIDGAEHYDSRLFIKTQMQCGKHIVDFEETNRLVKAGFNPLPRIAVVPGFIASDKSNGDVTNLGRGGSDYTAAILATALDASQLEIWTDVDGFMTADPRVINTAYVIERLSFVEAMELCNFGAKVIYPPTIYPVFHKNIPIFIKNTFNPSAPGTLISEDNSHAEGKAIKGISSINDTCLITLSGMGMVGVIGINSRIFNRLAKSGISVFLVSQASSENNTTFAVRNADAELAVKVLREEFRHDMAVGEISAIEAEKDLATVAIVGENMKHTPGIAGKLFNVLGRNGINVIACAQGASETNISFVIALGSLRKALNVIHDSFFLSESQVLNLFVVGVGTVGKDLLQQISKQQQRLLETKALQLRLVGIANSRKCLFDREGIDVEHCQELLDRSEMVASPEKIKDEIIKMNIFNSVFVDCTASPDIAALYKTLLDHNVSVVASNKIAASGSYDSYRELKQTARKRDVKYLFETNVGAGLPIINTINNLINSGDKILKIEAVVSGTLNYIFNVVGADVPLSRAVRMAQEAGYSEPDPRIDLCGQDVIRKLVILAREAGYRVEQSDVKKKLFIPDDYFKGSLADFWKAIPQYDAEFEQYRRQVADRGKVLRFVATLDHGDVEVGLREIDSAHPFFHLEGSNNVILLTTERYREYPMVIKGYGAGAEVTAAGVFADIIGIANIR; via the coding sequence ATGAAAGTATTGAAATTCGGAGGCACGTCGGTCGGCTCGGTAGAGAGCATGTCGAGTGTCAAACATATAGTCGAGAGTTGTCGGGAGCCTGTTATTGTAGTGGTTTCGGCGCTGGGGGGAATAACCGATAAACTCATTGGCACGGCCAAAATCGCAGTGGAAGGCGGTAATGCTTATGAACACGGTTTTCGTGAAATCGTAGATAGGCACATTGCCATGATACATGGTGCTGTCGATTCGCGCAAGAGAGACGAACTTCTGTCGCTCGTAGAGCCGTTGCTCGATGAGTTGGGAAATATTTTCAAAGGCGTGTCTCTCATTAAAGATTTGTCGGTAAAGACCCTCGACACGATTGTCAGCTACGGCGAGCGTCTCTCCTCGTTGATTGTCAGCCGGGTTATCGACGGGGCCGAGCATTACGATTCCCGTCTGTTCATTAAGACGCAGATGCAGTGTGGTAAACACATTGTCGATTTCGAGGAGACCAACCGGTTGGTGAAAGCCGGTTTTAATCCATTGCCTCGTATAGCCGTCGTTCCGGGATTTATCGCCTCTGACAAGAGCAATGGCGATGTCACCAATCTGGGGCGTGGGGGATCGGATTATACGGCAGCTATCTTGGCTACCGCTCTCGATGCCTCGCAGCTCGAAATCTGGACCGATGTCGATGGCTTCATGACAGCCGACCCCCGGGTAATCAATACGGCATATGTCATCGAGCGGTTGTCGTTTGTCGAAGCGATGGAATTGTGCAACTTCGGTGCAAAGGTTATTTATCCTCCGACCATTTATCCGGTATTTCACAAAAATATACCTATATTCATTAAGAATACTTTTAATCCTTCGGCTCCCGGAACCCTCATATCCGAGGACAATTCGCATGCCGAGGGGAAGGCCATCAAGGGTATTTCGTCTATCAACGACACGTGTCTCATCACTTTGTCGGGTATGGGCATGGTGGGTGTCATCGGTATCAATTCACGTATATTCAACCGGCTGGCAAAGTCGGGTATCAGTGTCTTTTTGGTGTCGCAGGCATCTTCCGAAAACAATACGACATTTGCCGTGCGCAATGCCGATGCCGAGTTGGCGGTGAAAGTATTGCGCGAAGAGTTCCGCCATGATATGGCTGTCGGAGAAATCAGTGCGATCGAAGCCGAGAAAGATCTTGCCACCGTAGCTATCGTGGGCGAGAATATGAAGCATACGCCCGGTATTGCCGGAAAACTGTTCAACGTTTTGGGTCGTAACGGTATCAACGTGATAGCTTGTGCGCAGGGGGCTTCTGAAACCAATATATCTTTTGTAATTGCACTTGGTAGCCTGCGCAAAGCGCTCAACGTCATACATGATTCTTTCTTCCTCTCCGAGTCGCAAGTGCTCAATCTTTTTGTTGTAGGTGTGGGTACGGTAGGTAAGGACTTGTTGCAACAAATCAGCAAGCAACAGCAACGGTTGCTCGAAACGAAGGCATTGCAGCTTCGGTTAGTGGGCATTGCCAACTCGCGTAAGTGTCTTTTCGATAGGGAAGGTATTGACGTCGAGCATTGTCAAGAGCTGCTCGATCGTTCCGAAATGGTTGCTTCGCCCGAAAAAATCAAGGACGAAATTATCAAAATGAATATCTTCAATTCGGTGTTTGTCGACTGTACGGCAAGTCCCGATATAGCCGCGCTTTATAAGACTTTGCTCGACCACAACGTATCGGTAGTGGCATCCAATAAGATAGCTGCTTCGGGGTCGTACGATTCCTATCGGGAATTGAAGCAGACCGCTCGCAAGCGTGATGTGAAGTACCTTTTCGAGACGAACGTTGGAGCGGGGCTACCCATTATCAACACGATTAACAACCTCATCAACAGCGGCGATAAGATCTTGAAAATCGAGGCAGTGGTTTCCGGTACGCTCAATTATATTTTCAATGTGGTGGGAGCCGATGTCCCGTTGAGCCGGGCTGTGCGTATGGCGCAGGAAGCCGGATACAGCGAGCCCGATCCTCGTATCGATTTATGCGGACAGGACGTTATCCGCAAGTTGGTGATTTTGGCGCGCGAGGCTGGATACAGGGTAGAGCAGAGCGATGTGAAAAAAAAGCTCTTTATCCCCGATGACTATTTCAAAGGTTCCCTTGCTGATTTTTGGAAAGCGATACCGCAATACGATGCCGAGTTCGAACAGTATCGTAGACAAGTCGCCGATCGGGGTAAAGTTCTCCGTTTCGTCGCCACGCTCGACCACGGCGATGTCGAGGTGGGGTTGCGTGAAATCGATTCGGCTCATCCGTTCTTCCATCTCGAAGGGAGTAACAATGTCATATTGCTGACTACCGAGCGTTACCGGGAATATCCTATGGTCATCAAAGGATATGGTGCGGGAGCCGAAGTTACAGCCGCCGGTGTCTTTGCCGATATTATCGGTATTGCCAACATTCGATAA
- a CDS encoding asparaginase: MPENITSVLIIYTGGTIGMVENSKTGSLEPFNFHHLLDKVPELRQLGFSISTVQFEPPIDSSEIEPDSWVKLVHIIADNYDLFDGFVVLHGTDTMAYTASALSFMLENLNKPVILTGSQLPIGMLRTDGKENLITAIEIAAAKNTNGDPLVPEVCIFFGNHLLRGNRTTKISAESFSAFVSTNYPPLAQAGVHIHYDENQIARTTSKPLRPHYLMNTNIVVLKLFPGISEQTVRSILNIPGLKGVVLETFGSGNAPVKEWFLYLLKEAVDKGIVIVNVSQCMGGSVQMSRYGTGCKLEDVGVVSGYDSTTEAVLTKLMFLFGHRYSAKVVKENMNRSLSGEITLTLHN; encoded by the coding sequence ATGCCTGAAAATATAACATCGGTCCTTATCATTTACACCGGCGGAACTATCGGAATGGTAGAAAACAGCAAAACCGGGAGCCTCGAACCTTTTAATTTCCATCACCTTCTCGATAAAGTTCCCGAATTGCGACAACTTGGATTCTCTATCTCGACGGTACAATTCGAGCCCCCCATCGACTCGTCGGAAATAGAACCGGACTCGTGGGTAAAACTGGTACACATCATCGCCGACAATTACGACTTATTCGATGGATTTGTCGTCTTGCACGGAACCGACACGATGGCATACACAGCATCGGCTCTCAGTTTCATGCTCGAAAATCTGAACAAACCGGTTATTCTCACCGGCTCGCAACTTCCCATCGGCATGTTGAGAACCGACGGCAAAGAAAACCTGATTACCGCCATCGAAATAGCTGCCGCCAAGAATACCAATGGCGATCCTCTGGTCCCGGAAGTGTGTATCTTTTTCGGCAACCATCTGCTGAGAGGGAACCGTACAACTAAAATAAGTGCCGAAAGTTTCAGCGCATTCGTATCGACCAACTATCCTCCGTTGGCACAGGCGGGGGTACACATTCACTACGACGAAAACCAAATCGCCCGCACCACATCGAAACCTCTGCGTCCGCACTATTTGATGAATACCAACATCGTAGTACTGAAACTGTTCCCCGGCATATCGGAACAAACCGTGCGCTCCATTCTAAACATTCCGGGATTGAAAGGTGTCGTGCTCGAAACGTTCGGATCAGGAAACGCTCCCGTGAAGGAGTGGTTCCTCTACTTACTGAAAGAGGCCGTGGACAAAGGCATCGTTATCGTCAATGTGAGCCAATGTATGGGAGGAAGCGTACAAATGAGCCGATACGGAACCGGTTGCAAACTCGAAGACGTGGGCGTAGTGAGCGGTTATGACAGTACAACCGAAGCCGTACTCACCAAACTTATGTTCTTGTTCGGTCACCGCTATTCCGCCAAAGTCGTAAAAGAAAATATGAATCGCTCGCTAAGCGGGGAAATCACATTGACGTTGCATAATTAG
- a CDS encoding DUF1648 domain-containing protein, protein MKKQIKEIPSILFLMISFGVAIRVMTGGKEEVPLHWNVRGEIDSWGDTWTIVLLPVIALALYGLLTLLQRRPQWYNYPCKITDKAGAYKLMSGMIGHIKNLVMLLFLYITLSVAQIIELSTCVLLLIALAIPFIIIVMSKKFERFS, encoded by the coding sequence ATGAAAAAGCAGATAAAAGAAATACCCTCGATACTCTTCCTTATGATTTCTTTTGGAGTAGCCATTCGGGTAATGACCGGAGGAAAGGAAGAAGTCCCTTTGCACTGGAATGTCCGGGGCGAGATAGATTCGTGGGGCGACACGTGGACGATCGTTCTTCTTCCTGTCATCGCTTTGGCGTTGTATGGATTACTCACCCTTTTGCAACGTCGGCCTCAATGGTATAACTATCCCTGCAAAATAACCGATAAGGCAGGTGCATACAAACTCATGTCGGGTATGATAGGTCATATCAAGAACCTCGTTATGCTGCTCTTTCTCTATATTACGCTGTCTGTGGCGCAAATCATAGAGCTGAGTACCTGTGTGTTGCTACTTATCGCTCTTGCCATACCGTTCATAATTATTGTTATGTCCAAAAAATTCGAACGGTTTTCTTGA
- a CDS encoding FAD:protein FMN transferase: MDKRYARSWWAVVLFLVVFLSTSTIRRCGKNTYRYDEGLIFGTFYHITYKYPESLSEEIKNRLLQFDASLSPFNDTSIISRVNRNEPVETDRWFEHVFNASQRIYTRTGGTFDPTVSPLVNAWGFGFKKGVIPDSVQVDSLLRQVGMNKLALENHRVLKSDTCITLNFSAIAKGYACDVIGQLLFDKGIDDFMVEIGGEVFARGKNPEGKMWRVGVNRPTIADGEAGTIEEIVQITDAGLATSGNYRNYRMVDGKRIAHTIDPVTGYPVQHTLLSATVMAPDCMTADAYATAFMVMGLERSKALVDSLPGVEALFLYQNGSDTTRIDYWATPGMREKIER; the protein is encoded by the coding sequence ATGGATAAAAGATATGCTCGTTCGTGGTGGGCGGTCGTTCTGTTTTTGGTCGTGTTTCTGTCGACAAGTACCATACGTCGTTGTGGCAAGAACACATATCGATATGACGAGGGGCTGATATTCGGCACTTTTTACCACATAACCTATAAATATCCCGAATCGTTGTCCGAAGAAATCAAGAACCGGTTGTTGCAATTCGACGCTTCGCTTTCTCCGTTTAACGATACTTCTATTATTTCGCGGGTTAATCGCAACGAACCGGTCGAGACCGACCGGTGGTTCGAGCATGTGTTCAATGCTTCGCAGCGTATATACACACGCACGGGTGGGACGTTCGACCCTACCGTATCTCCGCTTGTCAATGCATGGGGATTCGGTTTTAAAAAAGGGGTTATTCCCGATTCTGTTCAGGTCGATAGCCTGTTGCGGCAAGTGGGTATGAATAAATTGGCTCTTGAAAATCATCGGGTATTAAAGTCCGATACTTGTATTACTCTCAATTTTTCGGCCATAGCCAAAGGATATGCCTGCGATGTGATAGGACAGTTATTGTTCGATAAGGGAATCGATGATTTTATGGTCGAAATAGGCGGCGAGGTATTCGCCCGTGGAAAAAATCCGGAAGGAAAAATGTGGCGAGTGGGGGTGAACCGTCCCACTATTGCCGATGGCGAAGCCGGAACGATCGAAGAAATCGTGCAGATAACCGATGCCGGATTGGCTACATCGGGTAATTATCGCAATTATCGTATGGTGGACGGAAAACGGATTGCACATACGATAGACCCCGTAACAGGTTATCCGGTACAACACACGTTGTTGAGTGCGACGGTAATGGCTCCCGACTGTATGACTGCCGATGCATATGCTACCGCTTTTATGGTTATGGGATTGGAACGCAGTAAGGCATTGGTCGATTCTTTGCCGGGGGTCGAGGCTCTGTTTCTCTATCAAAACGGTAGCGATACTACCCGGATAGATTATTGGGCAACGCCCGGAATGCGGGAAAAGATAGAGCGGTAG
- a CDS encoding manganese efflux pump MntP family protein, with amino-acid sequence MSLFELFVLAVGLCMDSFAVSLTSGVLLKPFTLSRVLKIAAFMAVFQGAMPLIGWFLGIGFKNYIEAYDHWVAFGVLLFLGMKMIYEGWPRKGESEPCCIDPADTRTLVGLSLATSIDALAVGISFAFLNMTMITPTIVIAGVTFAFSLVGVYIGRQFGRRIHNFAEVVGGVILIGIGVKILLEHLFF; translated from the coding sequence GTGTCATTATTCGAGCTTTTTGTTTTGGCTGTCGGGTTATGCATGGACAGCTTTGCCGTGTCGTTGACATCGGGTGTCCTTTTGAAGCCTTTTACGTTATCCCGTGTTTTGAAGATAGCCGCTTTTATGGCGGTTTTTCAGGGAGCTATGCCGCTTATCGGTTGGTTTTTGGGCATTGGGTTTAAGAATTATATAGAAGCCTACGATCATTGGGTAGCATTCGGCGTTTTACTCTTTTTGGGAATGAAAATGATTTATGAAGGCTGGCCCCGGAAAGGAGAGTCCGAACCCTGTTGCATCGATCCTGCCGATACGCGCACGTTGGTGGGTCTTTCGTTGGCTACGAGTATCGATGCTTTGGCCGTGGGTATTTCGTTTGCGTTTCTCAACATGACGATGATTACGCCCACGATAGTTATTGCCGGTGTCACATTTGCCTTTTCTTTGGTCGGGGTTTATATTGGTCGTCAGTTCGGTCGCCGTATACATAACTTTGCCGAGGTCGTCGGGGGAGTTATCTTGATAGGGATAGGCGTGAAAATCTTGTTGGAACATTTGTTTTTTTAG
- a CDS encoding KilA-N domain-containing protein — protein MAKITVQNTDISIVKYNEEDYISLTDMAKSQLQEHIIFRWLSLKSTIEYLGEWEMLYNPDFNCTEFGTIKNAAGSNNFVLSVKTWIERTSAIGIRSKAGRYGGTYAHRDIAYHFGMWISPKFQLLLVKEYQRLKAEEHQQLGWSAKRELSKINYRIHTDAIKQNLIPQEVTPVQANIIYANEADVLNVAMFGMTAKQWREANPELTGNIRDYATINELICLSNMENLNAVFIEQGMPQSKRLVRLNQIAIHQMSILESGNNYNRKLLK, from the coding sequence ATGGCAAAAATTACCGTTCAAAATACAGATATTAGCATTGTCAAGTACAATGAAGAAGACTACATCAGCCTTACAGACATGGCAAAAAGTCAATTGCAAGAGCATATTATCTTCCGTTGGCTTAGTCTTAAAAGCACTATCGAATATCTTGGCGAATGGGAAATGTTGTATAACCCCGATTTTAATTGTACCGAATTCGGTACAATTAAAAATGCGGCAGGGAGCAACAATTTCGTGCTTTCTGTGAAAACGTGGATAGAAAGGACCAGTGCAATCGGCATTCGTTCTAAGGCTGGTCGCTACGGTGGCACATATGCACATCGGGATATAGCATATCATTTTGGCATGTGGATTTCTCCTAAATTTCAATTACTTCTTGTTAAAGAGTATCAGAGACTAAAAGCAGAAGAACACCAGCAACTCGGTTGGTCGGCCAAACGTGAATTATCTAAAATCAACTACCGCATACATACTGATGCCATAAAGCAAAACCTTATCCCGCAGGAAGTTACACCGGTACAAGCAAATATTATTTATGCAAACGAAGCTGACGTACTGAATGTGGCGATGTTTGGTATGACAGCAAAACAATGGAGGGAAGCTAACCCCGAACTGACAGGCAATATTCGTGATTATGCTACTATCAATGAACTTATCTGCTTGTCGAATATGGAGAATCTCAATGCTGTATTCATCGAACAAGGTATGCCACAGAGCAAACGTCTTGTTAGACTAAACCAAATAGCCATTCATCAGATGAGCATATTGGAAAGTGGCAATAATTACAACCGTAAGTTATTGAAATAA
- a CDS encoding DUF2867 domain-containing protein, whose translation MKGDKNYDYTDEFSDIIHTERFISAAELSELFFSAPKWITLLMKFRNVVMRPFGLKKERKLSDLVLIESENMATVCKNDKHLDLEIVFMTESMERDNQRISVSTKVRFHNNLGKCYFAIIKPFHNLICKTLLQRAKNNIEKSLYR comes from the coding sequence ATGAAAGGCGACAAGAATTACGATTATACAGATGAATTCAGCGATATAATTCATACTGAAAGATTTATAAGTGCGGCAGAGTTGTCTGAACTGTTCTTTTCTGCCCCCAAATGGATAACCCTTTTGATGAAGTTCCGTAATGTCGTGATGAGACCTTTCGGATTGAAAAAAGAAAGAAAGTTATCGGATTTGGTGCTTATCGAATCCGAGAATATGGCAACGGTATGCAAAAATGATAAACATCTTGATTTGGAAATTGTGTTTATGACCGAGAGCATGGAACGTGATAATCAACGCATATCTGTCAGCACAAAAGTCAGATTCCATAATAATTTAGGGAAATGTTATTTTGCCATAATCAAACCGTTTCACAATTTAATTTGCAAGACACTCTTACAACGAGCAAAAAACAATATTGAAAAATCTCTTTACAGATAA
- a CDS encoding SusE domain-containing protein: MKSSFIKLSVWIGLSALVACNDVDTPKYDLQAAPELAPLAQPALVLNEASSGFIAETFSWSSGDYGFPAAPVYTLEIDNRKDFPDPIQLAESNTDYVSVTVARLNMATLILDGQPGEPCDLFVRVVAKLTADHTVASSPRDITVTAYDEPIVYPKLYVPGNYQNWDIAAAPVLQSYRMNNRYEGYVDFVVAGNPDAAVEFKITTLPDWAQGDQYGDGGPGRLKLDGENISYTPQGYYLMQVDLDKLTYKLTSSEPVP; the protein is encoded by the coding sequence ATGAAATCTTCTTTTATTAAATTATCCGTTTGGATAGGCTTGTCGGCACTTGTCGCCTGTAACGATGTGGATACTCCCAAATATGACTTGCAGGCTGCACCCGAACTGGCGCCTCTTGCACAACCGGCTTTGGTGTTGAACGAAGCCTCGTCGGGGTTTATAGCCGAGACATTCTCATGGTCGTCGGGAGACTATGGTTTCCCCGCCGCTCCCGTTTACACATTGGAGATAGATAACCGGAAAGATTTTCCCGATCCTATACAATTAGCCGAATCGAATACCGATTATGTTTCGGTGACTGTCGCCCGATTGAATATGGCGACTCTTATTCTGGACGGTCAACCGGGAGAACCTTGTGATTTGTTCGTCAGGGTAGTAGCCAAGTTGACAGCCGACCATACCGTCGCTTCTTCTCCTCGCGACATTACGGTGACGGCCTATGACGAACCTATCGTGTATCCCAAACTGTATGTCCCCGGTAATTATCAAAACTGGGATATTGCGGCAGCACCCGTGCTGCAATCCTATCGAATGAACAATCGGTATGAGGGATATGTCGATTTTGTGGTCGCTGGAAATCCCGATGCTGCGGTAGAATTTAAAATAACCACTTTGCCCGATTGGGCGCAGGGCGACCAGTATGGCGATGGAGGTCCCGGCCGATTGAAACTCGATGGGGAAAATATCTCATATACTCCGCAGGGTTATTATCTCATGCAGGTAGATTTGGATAAATTAACCTACAAATTGACTTCGTCCGAACCGGTCCCGTGA
- a CDS encoding RagB/SusD family nutrient uptake outer membrane protein, translated as MKSFIYKCFIGGSVALSMTLSSCLGDLDLKPIDDNVIQLSDFKDNPQYYTQLLAKVYAGLAVSGQEGPAGNPDIQGFDEGQAQYLRAYWNLQELPTDEAVLGWNDAGLPELSMSTWSAANGFVYVMYSRVFFQIALCNDFLRNTTPTALAANDVPEDVAAQIQTYRAEARVLRALSYWHAIDLFGAVSFVTEENKIMEAPKQKSRAEIYQFILDELNAVEESIPLQPQYGRVGRDAVNMIRAKLYLNAAVYTGTPQYGLCAAECEKIIARHNTGTNHGLAETYKYLFGGDNDRYARGGNESEILMTVPFDSDSIRSYGGTMYLTVGSYGGKISARNYGVNDAWAGPRSTSTLVLSFSPQDERYAFFSEGASINNTNLSTYQDGYSVVKFTNLLSTDWDNAAGRAESYPDTDFPLFRLADVYLMYAECAYRGAADRETGRTYMNYLRDRAGMPQYDSVDDITLDEILQERMRELYWEGHRRTDLIRFEKFTSGNYLWPWKGGVYAGKSLDTKYNLYPIPAKEIAANPGIQQNYGY; from the coding sequence ATGAAGTCTTTTATATATAAATGTTTTATAGGCGGGAGCGTCGCTCTTTCGATGACTTTGTCTTCCTGTTTGGGCGATCTCGATTTGAAACCTATCGACGATAACGTGATACAGTTGTCCGACTTTAAGGACAATCCGCAATATTACACGCAGTTGTTAGCCAAAGTATATGCCGGTTTGGCCGTGTCGGGGCAAGAGGGCCCTGCCGGTAATCCCGATATACAAGGGTTCGACGAGGGACAGGCGCAATACCTGCGGGCCTATTGGAATTTGCAGGAACTGCCTACCGACGAAGCCGTGTTAGGTTGGAACGATGCTGGACTACCCGAACTGAGTATGTCCACATGGTCGGCAGCCAACGGTTTTGTATATGTCATGTATAGCCGCGTGTTTTTTCAGATAGCTTTATGTAACGACTTTTTACGCAATACGACCCCGACAGCGCTGGCTGCCAATGATGTCCCCGAAGATGTCGCTGCTCAGATACAGACCTATCGGGCCGAGGCTCGGGTGTTGCGGGCTCTTTCCTATTGGCATGCTATCGATCTGTTCGGTGCGGTCTCTTTTGTGACTGAGGAGAATAAAATCATGGAGGCTCCCAAGCAGAAGTCGAGAGCCGAGATATATCAATTTATATTGGACGAGTTGAATGCCGTAGAAGAGTCTATTCCTTTACAACCTCAGTATGGGAGGGTAGGACGCGATGCCGTCAATATGATTCGGGCGAAACTCTATCTCAATGCTGCGGTTTATACCGGTACGCCGCAATACGGATTGTGTGCCGCCGAGTGTGAAAAAATAATCGCTCGGCACAATACCGGGACGAATCATGGATTGGCCGAAACGTATAAATACTTGTTCGGCGGCGATAACGACCGTTATGCGAGGGGCGGCAATGAAAGCGAAATACTTATGACTGTTCCTTTTGATAGCGATTCGATTCGTTCGTACGGGGGTACGATGTATCTCACCGTAGGCTCGTATGGAGGTAAAATCTCGGCGAGAAATTATGGGGTAAACGATGCTTGGGCCGGCCCCCGTTCTACCTCTACGCTGGTACTTTCATTCTCTCCGCAAGACGAGCGTTATGCCTTTTTCAGCGAAGGAGCGAGTATTAACAATACCAACCTTTCTACCTATCAGGACGGTTATTCGGTCGTGAAGTTTACCAATCTGCTCTCTACCGATTGGGACAATGCAGCAGGCCGTGCCGAATCTTATCCCGATACCGATTTCCCCTTGTTCCGGCTGGCCGATGTCTATCTGATGTATGCCGAATGCGCATATCGGGGAGCTGCCGATCGGGAAACGGGGAGAACCTACATGAACTATTTGAGGGATAGGGCAGGCATGCCGCAATACGATTCGGTAGACGATATCACACTCGACGAAATTTTGCAGGAACGTATGCGTGAGCTTTATTGGGAAGGGCATCGTCGTACCGATTTGATTCGGTTCGAAAAATTCACCTCCGGTAATTATTTGTGGCCGTGGAAAGGAGGCGTATATGCCGGTAAATCGCTGGATACCAAATATAATCTATATCCTATTCCGGCAAAGGAAATCGCTGCCAACCCCGGCATACAACAAAACTATGGCTACTAA